The segment TGCGCATCCCAAAGAATATGTACGCTTTCTGCATCCGCATATGTTCGAGTATTTCCTTTTTGTTGAGATTCTGGAAAAGTTCCACCTCCAGGTGAACATGGACTTCTTCACTTATATCAATACAGAATACGAGGCTAATCAGGTTCGTTTCCAGCTTTTACAGTGGACTACACGTTTCCTGATTAAAACTGGCAATTTCCACGAACTGAAATCTGTTTTCAAATTGAACCTGAATAGCTTCGAGACTAATTATCTGATCCTGTTCATGGCCGAAGAGATTAAATACAGATCGAAGTTTAATCCTGACATTATCAGAGTACTGGACGAAAATCAGTTCCATGAGATCATCATCTCGAAACTTATCAATTTCGACTTTATTGATTCCTGTTATAAGGAGGCCGTTGCAGCTTTAATTGATATCGCCAGTAATGATGATCATTTATTAGTCTATAATTCGATATTAGGAGTTCTGGAGGTCATTAAGCTTGATAAAGAGGCTATCAAGGCAAGAATAAAAAATATCAGTACGCTGAATGCTACCGACTGGATGGTCAACCCTGTAGAAGCACTGGAAATTATCTATGCAAAGATTAATGCGGAACAACCCGCTGCAAGGAGTTTACTGGGTAATATTGAGAGCTTAAGAAATGGTGATAACCCTTTTGGGATCAGGCCTGAAAATCATATTGATCCCAGGCAAGGTATTTCCTATCTTCTGATCCTTTATGTGAACCTGTTTACTGGTGATGCCACTTCCGGCCACGAGGTAATTTCCAATATCGTCAAACTTCATCCAAGAGAATTTGCAAAAAGAACTACTTTCACTATTTATATACTCGCTGTTTATGGAATGTACAGTTCCAGAAGTGCTCCGGGAAAGAAAACAGACCAGATTGAAAATATCATAGTCTATTTATCGAACAGGAACTGCACCAATTTCGCCAAATATCAGGAAGTGATTTTACTGATGTTCCAGGCTCAGCAATATTACAACAGGAAAGAGTATGAAATTGCCATTCACCATACCAAAGAATGCCTGTTACTTTTCAGAAGAAACAATGTATTGCTGAACGCGATGTTCATGTTCAATCTGCTGATTAATATCTATACTGACCTTAAAGAGTTTGATCTGGTCAATGAATACAAATACGAGAAACTTTGTCTGCTTGATGAACACCATGTTTCAAGACAGCTATTTTAAGTTCCAATAAAAAACGGGTCTGTCTCTTTTAGAGACAGACCCGTTTTTTATTGGAACTTTATTTCTATTTATAATCAGCAGCTAATTTCAAAGCATTATAAGCATTGACAATTCCACCTGAGATACAAATATCTGCAAAAGGTACAGATTTCGGAGTTTCTCCTTCAGCACCTTCTATATCTACATTGTGATCAACTTTCACAACTGATTTCATAATGATATCCTTAACCTGTACAGCAGTTAATTTAGGATAATATTCTCTGATTAATGCAGCAACACCTGCAACTACAGGAGAAGCCATACTCGTACCATTATAAGCTTCGTATTTTGATCCTGGTACTGTAGAATAAATTTTCACACCCGGCGCAAATACATCAACTGTTGTTTTTCCATAGTTAGAGAAATCTGCTTTCAAAGTTTTATCATCAGCAGATCCCGAAGCACCTACTACAATATAAGCTGCTGCTGTTCCACCACCTTCATATCTGCGGTCAGGGAAGCTTTTCTCTACATCAAGGTCTTTATTGTCATTTCCTGCGGCCTGAATAATCAGTACATCTTTTGACATAGCATATTTAACGGCCTCATCAACGGCATTCTTATCCCATGAATAAGCTTTACCAAAACTCATATTCAGAACCTTCGCACCATTTGCAACGGCATAACGAATTGCGTTAGCAACATCTTTATCACGTTCATCACCATCTGGTACACTGCGAACCCCCATAATCTGAACATTATCAGCAACTCCTTTAATACCAATATTATTGATACGGTTTGCTGCTATAATTCCAGATACATGTGTTCCATGACTTGCATCAGGACCTGTCACATCATTATTTCCGTAGTTTCTTTGTTTGCTGTCTGCATAATTATCTCCTACAAACTCAGCCCTGGGATCAAAATCAAGATTTAAATTATACGCCAGCTGATCCTGGTAGTGCTCCAGACCTTTCACGATTTGTGCTTTATAGAAATCCTCATAGGTTGAATTCTGCAATTGAGAAACCATGATGTTTTTCAAACGGCCTTCCATATCAGAGGAAGCTTTATAGTTTTGGAAGTCAGCTAAAGTTGGATTTTCTTTACCCATGCTCTTCACCATTGCATCCAATGCAATTTTTAAACCGCCGATATTTGCAACAGCATTTTTAGCTTCATTGGTTTGCTTATCGAAATCAGCCTGCTCTTTTTGATATTGTTCGAATGCTGCCTTATCAGCTGGTTTAACTGTTTCGGCAGTTACCCCTTCAAATCTGGCCTTATCTCTGCGCAGTACGCGGGTAAGTTCTAATGCTTCATGACTTACAGAACCTTTCGCTGAACCAATAAAATTCCATCCATTTACATCATCTATATATCCGTTTTTATCGTCATCTTTTCCATTACCGGCAATTTCTTTTTTATTTACCCAGATTACACTCAGTAAATCTTCATGTTTAATGTCAACTCCACCATCCAGTACACCTACAATAACTGGTGTTGATTTTTTACCTTTTAATAATTCCAGGTATGCTTTTTCAGTACTTACACCAAATACAGAATCTTTCTTAAAGTCAAGGTTATGCCAGTTATCTTTCTGAGCCTGAGCAAAAGAGCTGAATCCTAATCCAGCAATAAGTGCGGCACTGAACAGACCACGTAATACAACTTTATTTTTCAATGTGTTCATATGTGTTAATTAAATTATACTCTAAACGCTAATATTGATATTTAGTTATGCTCCAGCCATCAAATTTAGCTTAACTGCGGGCTTTCACCATTATATTCAAAGGTAATGGTTTGCGCCTGATTATAAATCAAAAAGCCAGGAATTTCTCCTGGATTTTTATTATAAACTAATAAGATTTATATTTAATTGGTTATCCTTCAGAAAGCGTATGGTAGAAATCTCTGATTCTGGCAAAAGAAGGATGTAAAGAAACTACATCACCAAAAACTAATAAGGCAGGTGACGAAATTTTGTGATCTTCAACAAGTTCTGCGATAGTCTCTACAACGCCTACAATTGTTTTTTCATTCAGTGCAGATCCATTTTCAATAACTGCAACAGGTAACCTGTCTTTTCCTTCAGCCCTAAAAATTGCTGCAATCTCCCTGATTCTTTCAATTCCCATTAACACAACAACAGTTGCTTTGGATTGTGCTGCACCCTTCAGATCTGAAGAGATTTCCCCTTTTGAATTTACACCGGACAGTACCCAGAAGCTTTCGCTCATATTTCCATAGATCATTGGAATTTTGTGCAGGCCGGGAACACCAATAGCACTGGAGATACCCGGTACAATTTCAGTTTGAATACTATAAGATTCAGCAAAATTTACTTCTTCAAAACCTTTGGCAAAAACAAATGGATCACCACTTTTAAGCCTTACGACATGGCCGTAATTCAAAGCGTAATCAATCATTAATTTATTTACTGCATCTTGTGAAAAGGATTCTCCATCAGACTGGCTTCCTACAAAGATTTTAATGGCATGCTCCGGCGCATGATTCAGCAATGCACCATTCACTAAGGCATCATACAATACAACGTCTGCGGTGTTAAGCGCTTTTACTCCTTTTAAACTAATTAAATCAGGATCTCCGGGGCCGGCTCCTACTAAAGTAATACGGGGTTCCTGAATGCTGTTTTTTATTTTATTTAAAATCATAACCGGCTATTTTAAAGGTTTATATACTTGCTGATAAACAAATATAATAAAGTCTATTTAAATAGTCGTCTTTTTTTTATAATAAATTTAAAACATCATTTCCCCATTGCTTTCACGTGCAATAACGTCTGCTACAGAGGTTTTTGAAAGTACTTCGAGAGTTGCATCCCTCACATCAATAAATGTCTTTCTGATCCCACATGTTTTTTCATCGTGGCACTCATCACATTTACGATAAAATTTCAAACTTGCACAAGGAACCATAGCGATCGGTCCATCTGTTATCCTTAGAATATCCACCAAATATATATCCGCAGCATTCTTGTTCAGACTATAACCTCCACCCGCGCCTTTTTTACTGTACAGATAACCTGCATTACGCAAGTCCAGTAATATCTGTTCCAGGAATTTTCTGGGTATCATCTCCTGTTCTGCCAATCTTACGATTTGCATTGGAGGATTCTCAACGTTCTTGCCTAAAGCCACCAGTGCTTTAATGGCATATTTTGTTTTCTTAGACAACATATTAGAAACAAAGTTAAGAAAAGATTTAGGTATTGATAAATGTCACGGATTTAATATAACGTTTCCTCACGCAATACATAACGATAATATAATTTGCTAAGCTGAAAGTACTGCTCCATCAACAACATGACCACCGCCGGAAGAATAATCCATTCGAAAATACCAGCCTTTCCTAATACATAACTTAACAATAAAATTATCCGCATACATTCCAGTTCATAAATATACTTGCGTTGCTCCATCAGTGCACCACAGTTAATCAGCGTCAACAGGATCGTTGCAGCAATAAATAGTTTATCAACTGTACCCAGAACAGGAAACCAGGCCGTAAAGCCAGTAAGCAGGAGAATAGAAAAAATCACCTGGGCATTGAGGTAATTTTTTATTTTAAACTGGTGATTGCCTTTTCTTCCCTGCATTAAGAACCGTTTCTCCAAGGCAGGACGAATGTCCTGATCCAGTGTGGCAGGGCTCCCGAAAATAATCCGGCATTTTTCTTTAAAGCTTTTAACCCGCCTGCATGCCTCCACAAGTTCCAGATAATAATGGAAATGCTGCCACAAAAAGCTATAGCTTTTCAATGGATGGGTTAATCCATAATTTGGCTTCTCTTCTTCCAATTGAAAAGTCCCGAAAAGTTTATCCCAAAAAGTAAACACATCCCCATAATTTTTGTCCAGGTACTTTTCATCACTGGCATGATGAACACCATGTAAGGATGGCGTAATTAATATATGTTCCAGCCAGCCTAATTTACCAACCAATTGCGTATGGGTAAAAAATGAATAAGCGCCGTGTACCAGCAGAATGGTAAAAACCATAACCGGATGAAAGCCAATAAGGGGAAGAACCGCATAGAAAATATTGCGGATTAAGGCTTGCAGCGTAGTAATCCGTGCAGAGACTGTCAGGTTGAATTCCTCACTTTGATGGTGAACAATGTGCGCTGCCCACAAAAAGTTAATTTCATGTCCAAGCCGGTGATACCAGTACCAAAGAAAATCGGTTGCCAGCATCAGTATAATCCACACCCACCAGGTATTGGGAATATGAATAATTGCATAATTGGTATATATCCAGTCAAACACCTGGTAAAAGCCAGCAGTAACAAACAAGTTGATCAGGCGTTCTGCAATGCCAATACTCACATTAGCTACCGAGCTTTCATGTTTAAAATAGTGTTCTTTCTTTTTACGCTTTGCCAGTTTATATTCCAGCAGCAGAAAAATAAAAAATACAGGTATAATGAAAGCAAGGTAGTTTAAAGGTAACTTCATAGGACATTTTTGATTTAATCAGTTCAAAAATACCTAATATAAATAAAGACTACTAGTTTTATAGTCTTTATTTAATAAAGTCTTCGTAGAAGTTATCAGGAGCCTGTTCATTGACAGATTCCTCATTTTTAATCGTGGCTATCAGTGCAACGAGTTTCTTTTCCAGTCTTTCATACTCTGCTCTGTGCTGTTCAGCTTTTTCAGCAGATAGTCCATCACTCTCAACTACTGTCGAAATTTTAGCCTGCAAATAAGAATTATAAGTCTCGGCGGTTTTTTCTGCCAGGGAATCCAGCATTTCTTTATAGGTCATAGTGGTTATAATTAAGTTTCTATGGCTTAATAACGTTTGCCAAAAGGATTTGTTCTGCTGAAGTTGCTGTGTTATGGGGGCAGACTGTAGAGAATGTCTACACAGTTATTTCCCGTCAAAAAACATAAATAACTAAACTAAAGCGTATTAACTGTTTTCTGGCACGCTGGCACCATTATGATACATAGCTAAACAGAATTAGTTAATTAGAATTTTAAATTTAAATAAACAGAATATGAGAAATTTCATTTTATCAGCAGCAGTTTTAGCAATCGCAGGAGTATCAACAGTTAAAGCAAATGAAATTAAAAACCCAATTGCAATCCAATCAGATAGCGCAGCTTATTCAGTTAAATTAGATAGCACAGCTAACACATTCAGAACAGACAGTGCAGCATATACAGTAGCGGCAGATAGCGCAATAAATACAGTAAAACAAGACAGTTCAGCTAAAGTGCCTGTTAAAGTTGAAGCATTACCTGATCCGGTTAAAGCGACTTTAAAAGCTGATGCTTATAAAGAGTGGACACCAACTACAGCTTTTTTAATTACCAATGCGGATAAATCAACTTATTATCAAGTAGATGTTAAAAAAGACGATAAAGTAGCCTTCTTAAAAGTAGGTGCTGACGGTGTGGTTCAACAATAATTGCTACACACAATAAAATATAAATAATATAAAAGCCGGAAGTTCTCCGGCTTTTGTATTTTTGCCGTATATTCAAAAAGCGAAGCGGATACTTATGGCGAAAATACTTATTATTGAAGATGATCTAACTTTCTCACAGTTGTTAGAAGGCTTTCTTAAAAAGCATGGTCATGAACCTCATGTTGTTCATGATGTCAAAAGTACTTTCAAGATCATTTCGCAACACAATTTCGAACTCTTTCTGATAGATTACCGTCTTCCTGATGGAACCGGTCTTGATGTACTTGCACATTTGCGGGAAAACGGATTAAATTATCCTGTGGTGATCATGACCAGTTTTAATGATGTAAGAACTGCGGTAAAATCAATCCAGCTTGGTGCAATAGATTATATTACAAAACCTGTGAATCCGGATGAATTGCTGATGATCATCAAAGGCTCTCTGGAAAAAAAAGAAGAAAAGAGCCAGCCTGCTTCGGTTGAACATGAGGATTTCATTAAAGGAAAAAGTACTACAGCAGATAAGCTATATGCACATATAGACCTGGTTGCTCCGACAGATATGTCTGTGATTATCCAGGGAGAAAGCGGAACGGGTAAAGAATATGCAGCCCGTACCTTGCATACACAAAGTAAACGCAACACTAAACCTTTTGTCGCAATTGACTGCGGAGCCCTTTCTAAAGATCTGGCTGCAAGTGAATTGTTTGGTCATATTAAAGGTGCTTTTACAGGCGCTGTAAATGACAAAAAGGGGCAATTCGAAGCTGCTGAAGGTGGTACTTTATTTTTGGATGAAGTAGGAAACCTGAGTTATGAAGTCCAGGTAAAACTGTTAAGAGCTTTGCAGGAAAGAGTGATCCAGCCTTTGGGCAGTACTAAAAAGATCCCTGTTAATGTGCGTATTATTACCGCAACCAATGACGACCTGCTAACCAGCATCCAGAACGGTGAATTCCGGGAAGATCTGTATCACCGTTTAAACGAATTTAAAATTCTTTTACCTGCTTTACGTGATCGTGGTAAGGATCTGGAATTGTTTATCAATCATTTCATCAAACTTTCCAATACTGAACTGGACAGGAATGTACAACATCTTTCCGGCCCGGTTAAAGACCTGCTTTTGCAATATGACTGGCCAGGAAACCTGAGAGAACTGAAGAACGTGATTAAAAGGATGGTTTTACTGACCCCTACGGATACTGCCGGTATTGAATCACTGCCTGATGAAATGATATTAGCCATTAAACAGACTCCTAAACCAGGTGGCTCAGACCTTAAAGCAATCAATGAAAGCAATGAGAAAACACTGATCCTGGAAACATTGATTAAAGTGAAGTATAACAAATCAAAAGCAGCAAAACTTCTTAATATAGACAGAAAAACGCTTTACAGTAAAATGGAGCGTTACGAGATCGAATAAGCTCAGCCAATTTTCTGATCTACTAATTGCATAAGTAAGCTGAGTCTTTTAATTAGGTATTCCAGCTTATCCTGATGCTTTTGCCTGATATCCTGTATTTCAGAAAGCTCAATTTCCATCGTCCGGAATTCTGCGGCAAGCTGTCCTGATCCCATCTGAGCTGTTCTGCCGGCAATACGGTGAACAATTAACCTCGCCAAAGGCTGATCATTGGTGTGGATACTTTGCTGAAGTTCCACCATATCATGCTGGCAGTCTTCCTTGAATCTGTTCAGAATACTCAATAACAATTCCTGATCACCAAAAGTCATCTTTTCTACAACTGTTGTATCCAGTGCAATTCCGGCAAATTCATCTGTTGATTGTTTTTCAGGTACTGATTTAACTTTTTGTTGCTGAACTGTATCTTCTGGCAGCGTGGTTGTACTGAAAACATCAAGCAGATCACTTTCCCGGAATGGCTTCATAATCAATCCATCAAACCCCTGCTGCAATACTGATTCCAGTTCCTCCGGTAAAACCTGGGCAGTCATTGCATATACCTTAACATCTAAAGGAATCTTAGCTTTCATCAGGCCGCAAAGTTCTGCTCCTGAAATCTCAGGCATCCGCATGTCCATCAGGATATATTTAACTTCAGGATCCCAATCCGCAGCCAGCATAGCTGCTGGTGTGTTAAAACAGACATGAGCAATGTTCTTTTTCGTAAAAATAATCTGACACAAATCCAGAATCAGCTGATCATCATCTACAACCCAGACTTTATCCTTCACATAAGTCCTTTCGCTGAGCTGTGGTGCTTTACTTTCTCCAACCGGTATAGCCGCGACTTTGAAAGTCAGATATACGGTAAAAACACTGCCTTCTCCAGGTTTACTTTTGACATAAATCCGTCCATCCTGGTTTTCTACCAGTGATTTAATGATCGTAAGTCCAAGGCCTGCACCTGCTTTATTGTTCACTTCTTTATCAGGTGAATCAATCTGCTCAAATTCATTAAAAACACGACTGCTTTCTTCTTCAGTTAACCCGATGCCCGTATCCTTTACCATGAAAGTAAAATGCAGATTATCTGATTGCCGCTTGTAAAAAACGCTTAGCAGCACTTCCCCTATTTGTGTAAATTTAATGGCATTACTCAGCAGATTATACAAAATCTGTTTCAGTCTAAAGGCATCTCCAACTACGAAATCAGTATCATGAAGCTCTATTTCTGTCCGCATTTTCAGGTTTTTCTGCTCAGCCTGCGGCTCCATGATCATAATCACTTCTTCTAAAAGCTCCCTGATATTAAAGGTTTTTTGCTGAAAGGTAAATTTTCCTGAGATAATCCGGTTATAGTCCAGAATCTCATTCACAATCTGGAGCAAATGCTCAGAAGAATGGTAAATCGCATCAATATCCTTCTTTTTAGGGTGTTCTTGCTCCCTGATGATTTCAGCATAGCCAATAATAGATTGCAAAGGCGTTCTTATTTCATGACTCATATTGGAAAGAAAGCGTTGTTTTGCCATACCATGATACTCTGCTTCGTCCCTTGCGGCTTCCAGCTCTTTCCTGTAAACATTACTTTTCGTAATATCTGTCAAAATCAGATACAGTAACACGACGGTCAATAAGAAGAACCCGATCATAATGAAACTTATTCTCGTAATCCCGGTATTCACCACTGCTTTTGCTGCGATACCATTTTGCTCTATCTGCGCAACCACCTCTGCTTCTACTTTTCTCAGAATATCAAGCATCTGACGGATCAGCACGTCGTTCGCATTGGCAAGAATAGCTTCTCTGTCTAAAAAACGCGCACTTTTCAATTGCTGCTCTTTCGCTATAGTACGCAATGATTTCTCCAGTCCCTTTGCGATTACAGTCTCCCCTGCTAAAGCAATGGTATCCCTTTTTATCTTTTCTTCATTGGTAACCTGGTAAGATTTATCTTCTTCTTCCTTTTTCTTATTAAACAGGCGGTTGAAGAATCCTTTGCGTTGTTTGGATTCATCAACAGGCAATATCGTAACCGTGGAAGTCTTTTTTTCTGTCGTAACAATGGTGCTGTCTTGCTGCTGCTGTCCCTTGTTAACCAGCTCATTCAGCTTTTGAACTTCCTGAGTAAATGATTTATTATTGACCAGCCCCTCTCTGACTTTAAGGTAGCTGATAAACTGTTTGTCTCTTTGTACGAGCAGCTTTTCTATAGATTTAATCCTGCTCAACTGAACAGAATCAGCCACATACATCCCCCCTAAAGTATCCAGCATCAGCCTGAGCTGCCCGGATTGTTTAAAGAAGTTGCTGTAATTACCGGGTGAATTGAAAGCCAGGTTTTTTTGCTGCTGATCCAGACTTGCTATTTTCCGGGATACCATGTTAACCAGGCGCAACTTAACGTTAGGCGTAGAGATCGTATCAACCGTATCAAGCATCTCATCAAAGGCTATTTTGCTGACGCCCCAGGCTAAAAAAAGGGCAAAGAAGGCCAGGGTGAAACCTATTATAATTTTGCCTTTGGCATCGCTTAAAAAACTTTTCCGGGAAACATCTATCATTCGCTGGTTTTGATAATATCCAGTAAAGATAACAATGATCAAAAGAATTTGTTACACGATAGTCCTGAAGGTTAGGTTTATTCTTGGCCGGGTAACTTTGGTAGTCTTTGGCAAACGGTGCAGCCAGTGCGTTTGTGTTGTTCCTTTCATGACCAGTAAACTCCCATTTTCCAGCAGCAATGAAACAACTTGTTTCGTCTCTTTATGTTTGAAAGCAAACTTACGTTCCGCACCAAAACTTAAAGAAGCAATGGTGGTATTCCTGCCCAGTGACTTTTCGTCGTCACTATGCCACGCCATCCCTTCGTCACCATCATGGTATAAATTAAGCAGACAGGAATTAAACCTGGCGCCGGTTTGCTGCTCTACTAAATTTTTCAAGGCCAGCAGATCCGGTGTCCATAACAAGGCATGTTTGGTTGTATTAGAATAAGTATAGGCATATTCTGCATCTCCATACCATGCAACTTTCCTTTTAGTGATGATATGTTTGCCAAAAATGACTGCTTCATCATTTTTCCAGATGACTTCATTCATCAGCCGCTCCAGATAGTAATTAAGTTTATCAGCGGGTATTAATTGTCCATAATAAACTACCTCACCATCATAAGGCAACAAATTCACTAATTCTCCGGTACTGAATAAATCCATTTCTTATATAAGTTTCTTTTGCAATTTCCGCACGGACGAAATCCGTTTGCTATGGCCTGCTGTTCATCGGTAAAAAACACTCTGTTTTCCGCTTTCATTCGCTTTCCGCTTTTACAGTTCAGCAGCCCATAGATTTTTAGTTTCTTATTTCCACCTAAGGTAATTATACCTTGTCTGACCAGCATTCTCAGCCGGACAGCACTAATTTCTGTATGATTGATCAAATTTACAGGATTCATCAAATTTAAGTTAATGCATCGTGAAATATGATCCCAACCGCATAACGTTCTCCACTTTGTACCTCACTGACCCCATGTTTCATTTTCATCTGATAATATCCTTTACTACCTTTTGCGGGTCTGAAATTGGTGGTGAACAACAACATATCGCCTTTGCGGGGTTTTAATACAATAACTTTGGACTGTGCCCTGGGATTTTGCTGGGTCAGGACAAATTCTCCACCTTCATAATCTTCTCCAGGCTCATTTAAAAACAGTACAAGTTGTATCGGAAAATAAAGATCTCCATAAAGATCCTGATGCAGCGTATTATATCCTCCCGGCCCATATTTCAAAATCAATACAGTTGCCTTAGTCTGCTGCTGCGCTTCACACCTTGTTAAAAATTCTTTATGAAGCAGCGGATATTGATTATCCAGATGAAGAACCTTCATCCAGGTATTCGCAATCGGAGCAAGATAGGGATAAACTGTTGTTCTGACAGACTGGATCAAGGCTGGCAAAGGGTAATTGAAATACTTATATTCTCCGATACCAAAACGGTATCTTTCCATAACCACAGTCTTGCGATAACCATCCGGATTTTGATAACTACTGATCAATCCGGCACAATCCTCTGCCGTTAATAAATTTTTAAGCACAGCATAACCCTGATCATGCATATTTTCTGTAACCCGCTGCCAGTCGGCAGCTGCTATTTTTTCTTCAACTGTCTTCATCTT is part of the Pedobacter cryoconitis genome and harbors:
- a CDS encoding Ada metal-binding domain-containing protein, with translation MNPVNLINHTEISAVRLRMLVRQGIITLGGNKKLKIYGLLNCKSGKRMKAENRVFFTDEQQAIANGFRPCGNCKRNLYKKWIYSVPEN
- a CDS encoding sigma-54-dependent transcriptional regulator, with amino-acid sequence MAKILIIEDDLTFSQLLEGFLKKHGHEPHVVHDVKSTFKIISQHNFELFLIDYRLPDGTGLDVLAHLRENGLNYPVVIMTSFNDVRTAVKSIQLGAIDYITKPVNPDELLMIIKGSLEKKEEKSQPASVEHEDFIKGKSTTADKLYAHIDLVAPTDMSVIIQGESGTGKEYAARTLHTQSKRNTKPFVAIDCGALSKDLAASELFGHIKGAFTGAVNDKKGQFEAAEGGTLFLDEVGNLSYEVQVKLLRALQERVIQPLGSTKKIPVNVRIITATNDDLLTSIQNGEFREDLYHRLNEFKILLPALRDRGKDLELFINHFIKLSNTELDRNVQHLSGPVKDLLLQYDWPGNLRELKNVIKRMVLLTPTDTAGIESLPDEMILAIKQTPKPGGSDLKAINESNEKTLILETLIKVKYNKSKAAKLLNIDRKTLYSKMERYEIE
- a CDS encoding sterol desaturase family protein produces the protein MKLPLNYLAFIIPVFFIFLLLEYKLAKRKKKEHYFKHESSVANVSIGIAERLINLFVTAGFYQVFDWIYTNYAIIHIPNTWWVWIILMLATDFLWYWYHRLGHEINFLWAAHIVHHQSEEFNLTVSARITTLQALIRNIFYAVLPLIGFHPVMVFTILLVHGAYSFFTHTQLVGKLGWLEHILITPSLHGVHHASDEKYLDKNYGDVFTFWDKLFGTFQLEEEKPNYGLTHPLKSYSFLWQHFHYYLELVEACRRVKSFKEKCRIIFGSPATLDQDIRPALEKRFLMQGRKGNHQFKIKNYLNAQVIFSILLLTGFTAWFPVLGTVDKLFIAATILLTLINCGALMEQRKYIYELECMRIILLLSYVLGKAGIFEWIILPAVVMLLMEQYFQLSKLYYRYVLREETLY
- a CDS encoding S8 family peptidase is translated as MNTLKNKVVLRGLFSAALIAGLGFSSFAQAQKDNWHNLDFKKDSVFGVSTEKAYLELLKGKKSTPVIVGVLDGGVDIKHEDLLSVIWVNKKEIAGNGKDDDKNGYIDDVNGWNFIGSAKGSVSHEALELTRVLRRDKARFEGVTAETVKPADKAAFEQYQKEQADFDKQTNEAKNAVANIGGLKIALDAMVKSMGKENPTLADFQNYKASSDMEGRLKNIMVSQLQNSTYEDFYKAQIVKGLEHYQDQLAYNLNLDFDPRAEFVGDNYADSKQRNYGNNDVTGPDASHGTHVSGIIAANRINNIGIKGVADNVQIMGVRSVPDGDERDKDVANAIRYAVANGAKVLNMSFGKAYSWDKNAVDEAVKYAMSKDVLIIQAAGNDNKDLDVEKSFPDRRYEGGGTAAAYIVVGASGSADDKTLKADFSNYGKTTVDVFAPGVKIYSTVPGSKYEAYNGTSMASPVVAGVAALIREYYPKLTAVQVKDIIMKSVVKVDHNVDIEGAEGETPKSVPFADICISGGIVNAYNALKLAADYK
- a CDS encoding 2OG-Fe(II) oxygenase, giving the protein MKTVEEKIAAADWQRVTENMHDQGYAVLKNLLTAEDCAGLISSYQNPDGYRKTVVMERYRFGIGEYKYFNYPLPALIQSVRTTVYPYLAPIANTWMKVLHLDNQYPLLHKEFLTRCEAQQQTKATVLILKYGPGGYNTLHQDLYGDLYFPIQLVLFLNEPGEDYEGGEFVLTQQNPRAQSKVIVLKPRKGDMLLFTTNFRPAKGSKGYYQMKMKHGVSEVQSGERYAVGIIFHDALT
- a CDS encoding RrF2 family transcriptional regulator, with protein sequence MLSKKTKYAIKALVALGKNVENPPMQIVRLAEQEMIPRKFLEQILLDLRNAGYLYSKKGAGGGYSLNKNAADIYLVDILRITDGPIAMVPCASLKFYRKCDECHDEKTCGIRKTFIDVRDATLEVLSKTSVADVIARESNGEMMF
- a CDS encoding alpha-ketoglutarate-dependent dioxygenase AlkB family protein codes for the protein MDLFSTGELVNLLPYDGEVVYYGQLIPADKLNYYLERLMNEVIWKNDEAVIFGKHIITKRKVAWYGDAEYAYTYSNTTKHALLWTPDLLALKNLVEQQTGARFNSCLLNLYHDGDEGMAWHSDDEKSLGRNTTIASLSFGAERKFAFKHKETKQVVSLLLENGSLLVMKGTTQTHWLHRLPKTTKVTRPRINLTFRTIV
- a CDS encoding hybrid sensor histidine kinase/response regulator; translation: MIDVSRKSFLSDAKGKIIIGFTLAFFALFLAWGVSKIAFDEMLDTVDTISTPNVKLRLVNMVSRKIASLDQQQKNLAFNSPGNYSNFFKQSGQLRLMLDTLGGMYVADSVQLSRIKSIEKLLVQRDKQFISYLKVREGLVNNKSFTQEVQKLNELVNKGQQQQDSTIVTTEKKTSTVTILPVDESKQRKGFFNRLFNKKKEEEDKSYQVTNEEKIKRDTIALAGETVIAKGLEKSLRTIAKEQQLKSARFLDREAILANANDVLIRQMLDILRKVEAEVVAQIEQNGIAAKAVVNTGITRISFIMIGFFLLTVVLLYLILTDITKSNVYRKELEAARDEAEYHGMAKQRFLSNMSHEIRTPLQSIIGYAEIIREQEHPKKKDIDAIYHSSEHLLQIVNEILDYNRIISGKFTFQQKTFNIRELLEEVIMIMEPQAEQKNLKMRTEIELHDTDFVVGDAFRLKQILYNLLSNAIKFTQIGEVLLSVFYKRQSDNLHFTFMVKDTGIGLTEEESSRVFNEFEQIDSPDKEVNNKAGAGLGLTIIKSLVENQDGRIYVKSKPGEGSVFTVYLTFKVAAIPVGESKAPQLSERTYVKDKVWVVDDDQLILDLCQIIFTKKNIAHVCFNTPAAMLAADWDPEVKYILMDMRMPEISGAELCGLMKAKIPLDVKVYAMTAQVLPEELESVLQQGFDGLIMKPFRESDLLDVFSTTTLPEDTVQQQKVKSVPEKQSTDEFAGIALDTTVVEKMTFGDQELLLSILNRFKEDCQHDMVELQQSIHTNDQPLARLIVHRIAGRTAQMGSGQLAAEFRTMEIELSEIQDIRQKHQDKLEYLIKRLSLLMQLVDQKIG
- the cobA gene encoding uroporphyrinogen-III C-methyltransferase, coding for MILNKIKNSIQEPRITLVGAGPGDPDLISLKGVKALNTADVVLYDALVNGALLNHAPEHAIKIFVGSQSDGESFSQDAVNKLMIDYALNYGHVVRLKSGDPFVFAKGFEEVNFAESYSIQTEIVPGISSAIGVPGLHKIPMIYGNMSESFWVLSGVNSKGEISSDLKGAAQSKATVVVLMGIERIREIAAIFRAEGKDRLPVAVIENGSALNEKTIVGVVETIAELVEDHKISSPALLVFGDVVSLHPSFARIRDFYHTLSEG